From Zavarzinella sp., one genomic window encodes:
- a CDS encoding AGE family epimerase/isomerase, translating to MDHEHGGYLTALDRDGTVIDTDKSVWFQGRGAWMFSTLFNTSEKKSEWLDAAKSGIDFLRQHGASPTGKLYFTVTRDGQPLRLRRYVYSEAFAAMANAAYARATGDERAATDAQHYFVTYLEYSFGNGKSLPKTDPTTRPTLGIGPYMFCLATAQELRAHLGEVITLQRTCTEWIDWSIEQIEKHFLKVEYEALLEVVGADGEVLDHFDGRQLNPGHALECAWFIMHEGRHRGNQHYIELGLQILDWMWKRGWDEQYGGIFYFRDLKNKPVQEYWHDMKFWWPHCEAIIATLLAWKLTGQPRYAEWHRQVHDWSFQNFPDPEYGEWYGYLHRDGRISTTLKGNMWKGPYHLPRMLWYCWQLLEPASTLGNTKTMG from the coding sequence ATGGATCATGAACATGGTGGTTACCTGACAGCTCTCGACCGCGACGGAACAGTGATCGACACGGACAAGTCCGTCTGGTTTCAAGGTCGTGGTGCATGGATGTTCTCTACACTTTTCAACACGAGTGAGAAGAAATCTGAATGGCTTGATGCCGCGAAAAGTGGTATCGATTTTCTGCGCCAGCACGGAGCGTCTCCGACTGGCAAGTTGTATTTCACTGTTACCCGCGACGGGCAGCCACTGCGTCTCAGGCGGTATGTCTACAGTGAGGCATTTGCAGCCATGGCCAATGCCGCATATGCCAGGGCAACAGGCGATGAGCGAGCTGCAACAGATGCCCAGCATTATTTTGTAACCTACCTCGAATATTCATTTGGAAATGGTAAATCTCTTCCCAAGACAGACCCCACGACCCGCCCAACACTCGGTATTGGGCCATACATGTTTTGTCTGGCAACAGCGCAGGAACTGCGTGCCCACCTGGGCGAAGTGATTACCCTGCAGCGTACCTGCACCGAATGGATCGACTGGAGCATCGAGCAGATCGAAAAGCATTTTCTGAAGGTGGAATATGAAGCACTCCTTGAAGTAGTCGGTGCCGATGGTGAAGTGCTGGATCACTTTGATGGCAGACAGTTGAACCCAGGACATGCTCTGGAATGTGCCTGGTTTATCATGCACGAAGGCAGACACCGCGGAAATCAACATTACATCGAACTTGGCTTGCAGATCCTGGACTGGATGTGGAAGCGGGGTTGGGACGAGCAATACGGCGGAATTTTTTACTTTCGCGACTTAAAAAACAAGCCTGTGCAGGAATATTGGCACGATATGAAGTTCTGGTGGCCCCACTGTGAAGCAATCATCGCTACCCTGCTGGCCTGGAAACTGACAGGCCAGCCGCGATACGCGGAATGGCATCGCCAGGTTCATGATTGGAGTTTTCAAAATTTTCCCGACCCAGAATACGGGGAGTGGTATGGTTATCTCCACCGCGATGGGCGGATATCAACTACTTTAAAAGGCAATATGTGGAAAGGCCCCTACCACCTGCCAAGAATGTTGTGGTATTGCTGGCAGCTTCTGGAGCCAGCTTCAACCCTGGGAAACACAAAAACTATGGGATAA